In Vibrio bathopelagicus, the following are encoded in one genomic region:
- the apaG gene encoding Co2+/Mg2+ efflux protein ApaG, which yields MDISTPCIKCQVHSKYIEEQSEPSKNRYVFAYIITIKNLSKTTVQLMSRRWLITDSNGKQLTIEGDGVVGQQPVIEANDEYTYTSGTVIETPVGVMQGHYVMTDHKGIDFITEVDPFRLAIPNILN from the coding sequence ATGGATATATCTACGCCTTGTATCAAATGCCAGGTTCATTCTAAATATATTGAAGAACAATCTGAGCCATCTAAGAATCGCTACGTTTTCGCTTACATCATTACCATCAAAAATCTAAGTAAAACAACGGTACAACTTATGTCTCGCCGCTGGCTGATTACCGACTCTAACGGTAAACAACTCACCATAGAAGGTGATGGCGTAGTTGGACAACAGCCTGTGATTGAAGCCAATGACGAATACACGTATACCAGCGGTACAGTCATAGAAACTCCAGTGGGCGTTATGCAAGGTCACTATGTGATGACCGATCATAAAGGCATTGATTTCATAACAGAAGTCGACCCATTTAGACTGGCTATCCCCAATATTCTTAACTAG